From Woronichinia naegeliana WA131, the proteins below share one genomic window:
- a CDS encoding IS630 family transposase: protein MIKLEFTEEDKRLLSYGRFNHPHPRVQLKMEVLWLKSQGLSHQKIAQFAGVSVNTVTSYIRDYQEGGIEKLKEIKFNRPKSELTEHQGTIEAYFESNPPATINEAVKRIEELTGIKRSPTQVRKFLKSIGMRCLKVGTIPSKADVEAQDSYREKELEPRLEEAKAGKRAVFFVDASHFVMGAFVNFIWCFKRIFIKSPSGRKRFNVLGALNAITHEVIMVTNSSYITGTQVCELLEKIAELGLLIPITLVLDNARYQKCRIVQELAESLGIELLYLPPYSPNLNLIERLWKFVKKKCLYAKYYEDFTQFSAAISGCLEDANVKYKEELDSLLTLRFQRFDKSQIMNV from the coding sequence ATGATTAAGTTAGAATTTACGGAAGAAGACAAAAGACTGTTGTCTTACGGTCGGTTTAATCACCCGCATCCTAGAGTACAGCTAAAGATGGAAGTTTTATGGTTAAAAAGTCAGGGATTATCTCATCAAAAAATTGCTCAATTCGCAGGAGTTTCAGTAAATACGGTGACAAGCTATATCCGTGATTATCAAGAGGGCGGGATAGAAAAACTAAAAGAAATAAAATTTAATCGCCCGAAAAGCGAGTTAACAGAGCATCAAGGGACAATTGAGGCATATTTTGAGTCAAATCCACCAGCAACAATAAATGAAGCAGTAAAAAGAATAGAAGAATTAACGGGAATAAAAAGAAGTCCAACGCAAGTCAGAAAATTTTTAAAGTCAATAGGAATGAGGTGTCTAAAGGTGGGAACAATTCCATCAAAAGCAGATGTAGAAGCTCAGGATAGCTATAGAGAAAAAGAGCTAGAACCAAGGCTAGAAGAGGCAAAAGCAGGAAAAAGGGCAGTTTTCTTTGTAGATGCCTCTCATTTTGTAATGGGAGCATTTGTAAATTTTATATGGTGCTTCAAAAGGATTTTTATTAAGTCACCATCAGGGAGAAAACGTTTTAATGTGTTAGGAGCATTAAATGCAATTACCCATGAAGTAATTATGGTAACGAACAGTTCTTATATTACGGGAACTCAGGTTTGTGAACTCCTAGAAAAGATAGCAGAATTAGGACTATTAATACCGATTACGTTGGTATTAGACAATGCTCGTTATCAAAAATGCCGAATTGTGCAGGAGTTGGCAGAATCATTAGGAATAGAGTTACTGTACTTACCTCCTTATTCTCCTAACTTGAATTTAATTGAAAGACTGTGGAAGTTTGTGAAAAAGAAGTGTTTATACGCAAAATATTATGAAGATTTTACGCAGTTTTCTGCAGCAATTTCAGGATGTCTTGAAGATGCTAACGTAAAATATAAGGAGGAGCTTGATTCTTTGCTCACCTTACGATTTCAACGCTTTGATAAATCTCAGATTATGAACGTTTGA
- a CDS encoding ISAs1 family transposase, protein MAKGFGARVLTPQQEKEVKIIKRSILKHFQCLKEPRTGRRQDHNLTAIVTIGILAVLSGADGFVAIEAYGKAKREWLEMFLELPKGIPSHDTVGRVFGMLETEELEKSFLSWISSLTEKMDIELIQIDGKTKRGSYDREKGLNALHSISAWSSERGLMLAQKKVDSKSNEIKAVPLLLKLLALPLSVCNVMLRVKAS, encoded by the coding sequence ATGGCAAAAGGCTTCGGCGCAAGAGTTCTAACCCCACAACAAGAAAAAGAAGTCAAAATTATCAAAAGAAGCATACTGAAACATTTTCAGTGCCTAAAAGAACCGAGAACAGGGAGAAGGCAAGACCATAACTTAACAGCAATTGTCACCATAGGAATATTGGCAGTATTGTCAGGGGCAGATGGCTTCGTAGCAATTGAAGCCTATGGCAAAGCCAAACGAGAATGGCTAGAAATGTTTCTAGAGTTACCAAAGGGAATTCCCTCTCACGATACCGTTGGAAGAGTATTTGGAATGTTGGAAACAGAAGAACTAGAAAAAAGTTTTCTGAGCTGGATAAGCAGTCTAACGGAGAAAATGGACATAGAGCTGATACAGATAGATGGAAAAACGAAAAGAGGTTCTTATGATAGGGAAAAAGGACTAAATGCGTTACACAGCATAAGTGCGTGGAGTAGTGAGCGGGGACTGATGTTAGCGCAAAAGAAAGTAGATAGTAAATCTAATGAAATAAAAGCAGTCCCCTTGTTACTGAAGTTACTGGCTCTCCCCTTGTCTGTGTGTAATGTTATGTTAAGAGTTAAAGCAAGCTAA
- a CDS encoding ISL3 family transposase produces MWINLDELLGLPKVTVVNYREIDGALFLKLKMKNEVIECPNCHKELEDINQIEYNLVRDLSLLGKKVYLEVPRRQFHCEKCQKYITERLDFMRLRKHYTIRYEEKIYEQVKKKNVEEVRQEEEISWGTLESIFEEYAKQAEKKEWELPEKISLDEFSNRKGKKDFITTVIDINKKELLEVIKGHKKEEIIEALKVQPARVRENVKEVSVDMWEGFTSAIKELFVNAKIVYDRFHVMKNINEELNKLRKKMNIHKKGLTYLLWKNKEELKKEKREELEEILKMYPCLGIAYEMKEEIRDIYEHSRTTNGARRKFEKWMRTACLFYKKSVGMLKTHLTGICNYFENHTTNGLTEGMNTKIKLIKRKSYGFANFEHLRLKLLACFNS; encoded by the coding sequence ATGTGGATAAACTTGGATGAGCTACTAGGTTTGCCAAAGGTAACAGTCGTAAACTATCGAGAAATAGATGGTGCTTTGTTCTTAAAATTAAAAATGAAAAACGAAGTAATAGAATGTCCAAATTGTCATAAAGAATTGGAAGATATAAATCAAATAGAATATAATTTGGTTCGGGATTTATCCCTATTGGGAAAGAAAGTATATCTGGAAGTGCCCCGCCGCCAGTTCCATTGTGAAAAATGTCAGAAATACATAACAGAAAGACTGGACTTTATGCGGCTAAGAAAACATTATACAATTCGTTATGAAGAAAAGATTTATGAGCAAGTAAAAAAGAAAAATGTAGAAGAGGTAAGGCAAGAAGAAGAAATAAGTTGGGGAACATTGGAATCAATATTTGAAGAGTATGCAAAGCAGGCAGAAAAGAAGGAATGGGAATTACCAGAAAAGATAAGTTTAGACGAATTTAGTAATAGAAAAGGAAAAAAAGACTTTATTACAACAGTGATAGATATAAATAAAAAGGAATTGTTAGAAGTAATAAAAGGACACAAAAAAGAAGAGATAATAGAAGCCCTAAAGGTGCAGCCAGCAAGGGTTAGAGAGAATGTAAAGGAAGTAAGTGTGGATATGTGGGAGGGATTTACGTCAGCAATAAAGGAGTTATTTGTAAATGCTAAAATTGTCTATGATAGATTTCATGTAATGAAAAATATAAATGAAGAATTGAATAAATTGAGAAAGAAAATGAATATCCATAAAAAGGGTTTAACATACCTATTATGGAAAAATAAAGAAGAGTTAAAAAAAGAAAAAAGAGAAGAGTTAGAAGAGATATTGAAAATGTATCCTTGTTTAGGAATAGCGTATGAAATGAAGGAAGAGATTAGAGATATTTATGAGCATTCAAGAACGACAAATGGTGCAAGGAGAAAATTTGAAAAATGGATGAGAACAGCGTGCCTATTCTATAAAAAAAGTGTGGGTATGCTGAAAACTCATTTGACAGGTATATGCAATTATTTTGAAAACCATACAACTAATGGATTAACGGAAGGGATGAATACAAAAATTAAATTAATAAAAAGGAAAAGTTATGGATTTGCTAATTTTGAGCATCTACGGCTTAAATTGTTAGCTTGCTTTAACTCTTAA
- a CDS encoding ISAs1 family transposase: MGTQTEIAKQIKQGEGDYVLALKGNQGKLNKQVRDWFKQAVAQNWQGIEYSYHEKTEKGHYRLETRQVWTVSINQLSALHRQNQWVGLATVVMVKSKTQFGHKTTETFRYYISSLPTDAERHSHVIRSHWSIENSLHWVLDVTFNEDASRVRQGNAADNLGLLRRLSINLLKHEPSQKSLKMKRYLAAMDNNFLLQVLAASSRE; this comes from the coding sequence ATGGGAACGCAGACAGAAATCGCAAAACAAATAAAGCAAGGTGAAGGTGACTATGTATTGGCTCTCAAAGGAAATCAGGGCAAACTTAATAAACAAGTTAGGGATTGGTTTAAACAAGCGGTCGCTCAGAACTGGCAAGGAATTGAATACAGTTATCATGAGAAGACAGAAAAAGGACATTACCGTTTAGAAACTCGTCAAGTCTGGACAGTGTCAATCAATCAGCTTTCCGCATTGCATCGCCAAAATCAGTGGGTCGGTTTAGCAACTGTTGTGATGGTTAAAAGTAAAACTCAATTCGGTCATAAAACAACAGAGACGTTTCGCTATTATATTAGCAGTCTTCCTACGGATGCCGAACGTCATAGCCATGTGATTCGTTCTCACTGGAGTATTGAAAATAGTCTGCATTGGGTTTTAGATGTCACTTTTAATGAGGATGCGAGTCGAGTGCGTCAAGGTAATGCGGCTGATAATTTGGGCTTGCTCCGTCGTTTAAGTATTAATTTGCTTAAACATGAGCCATCTCAAAAAAGCTTGAAGATGAAGCGTTATTTGGCGGCGATGGACAACAATTTTCTTCTACAGGTTTTAGCAGCTAGTTCACGGGAGTGA
- a CDS encoding ATP-binding protein — translation MRNPLLAMLLSAEIIKKYSDRPSTKAILIKKAEQILTSGKRLQNMIDSLLLMAKLESGKILFNPVPTDLYELGTAILNDFELFANTQKIELTGDLPNPKSSIVIDEIILHRVIENLLSNALKFSPSNSQVRLRIEYLPENHLRIQVIDQGPGVSPERTQDIFKKFEIGAVKANVSQIGLGLAFCKMAVEAQGAG, via the coding sequence TTGCGTAATCCTTTATTAGCCATGCTTCTATCGGCAGAAATTATTAAAAAATACAGCGATCGTCCAAGCACCAAAGCTATTTTGATCAAAAAAGCAGAGCAAATTTTAACCTCTGGTAAACGCCTGCAAAATATGATTGATAGTTTACTGCTAATGGCCAAACTAGAATCAGGCAAAATTCTGTTTAATCCCGTGCCAACGGATTTATATGAGCTAGGGACAGCCATTTTAAACGATTTTGAATTATTCGCTAATACCCAGAAGATTGAGCTAACAGGAGATCTCCCTAACCCCAAAAGCAGCATCGTTATTGATGAGATTATTCTGCATCGTGTGATTGAAAATTTACTTTCTAATGCCCTAAAATTCTCGCCGTCGAATAGCCAAGTCCGTCTCAGAATTGAGTATTTACCCGAAAATCATCTCCGTATTCAGGTCATTGATCAGGGGCCAGGGGTCAGTCCCGAAAGAACCCAGGACATCTTTAAAAAGTTTGAAATCGGAGCCGTTAAAGCTAATGTCTCTCAAATTGGTTTAGGTTTAGCTTTCTGTAAAATGGCCGTCGAAGCTCAGGGAGCAGGGTAA
- a CDS encoding ISAs1 family transposase encodes MRSPCYDREKGLNALHSISAWSSERGLMLAQKKVDSKSNEIKAVPLLLKLLNIKGAVVTLDAMGTQTEIAKQIKQGEGDYVLALKGNQGKLNKQVRDWFKQAVAQNWQGIEYSYHEKTEKGHYRLETRQVWTVSINQLSALHRQNQWVGLATVVMVKSKTQFGHKTTETFRYYIISLPTDAERHSHVIRSHWSIENSLHWVLDVTFNEDASRVRQGNAADNLGLLRRLSINLLKHEPSQKSLKMKRYLAAMDNNFLLQVLAASSRE; translated from the coding sequence ATGCGTTCGCCCTGTTATGATAGGGAAAAAGGACTAAATGCGTTACACAGCATAAGTGCGTGGAGTAGTGAGCGGGGACTGATGTTAGCGCAAAAGAAAGTAGATAGTAAATCTAATGAAATAAAAGCAGTCCCCTTGTTACTGAAGTTACTTAACATCAAGGGGGCAGTAGTAACCCTAGATGCAATGGGAACGCAGACAGAAATCGCAAAACAAATAAAGCAAGGTGAAGGTGACTATGTATTGGCTCTCAAAGGAAATCAGGGCAAACTTAATAAACAAGTTAGGGATTGGTTTAAACAAGCGGTCGCTCAGAACTGGCAAGGAATTGAATACAGTTATCATGAGAAGACAGAAAAAGGACATTACCGTTTAGAAACTCGTCAAGTCTGGACAGTGTCAATCAATCAGCTTTCCGCATTGCATCGCCAAAATCAGTGGGTCGGTTTAGCAACTGTTGTGATGGTTAAAAGTAAAACTCAATTCGGTCATAAAACAACAGAGACGTTTCGCTATTATATTATCAGTCTTCCTACGGATGCCGAACGTCATAGCCATGTGATTCGTTCTCACTGGAGTATTGAAAATAGTCTGCATTGGGTTTTAGATGTCACTTTTAATGAGGATGCGAGTCGAGTGCGTCAAGGTAATGCGGCTGATAATTTGGGCTTGCTCCGTCGTTTAAGTATTAATTTGCTTAAACATGAGCCATCTCAAAAAAGCTTGAAGATGAAGCGTTATTTGGCGGCGATGGACAACAATTTTCTTCTACAGGTTTTAGCAGCTAGTTCACGGGAGTGA
- a CDS encoding ISAs1 family transposase, whose product MKLRPKYRLVEHFAEIDDPRIERTKRHKLIDILTIAILAVICGAEGWVAMESFGKAKHQWLKKILELPNGIPSDDTFARVFASLNPEQFQDCFLHWVKSIAEVSEGEVIAIDGKTLRHSYDNANGKGAIQMVSAWATANRLVLGQCKVESKSNEITAIPKLLKMLEVKGCIVTIDAMGTQTKIAQQIVGRGGDYVLALKGNQGNLCEDVEQLFAHAQSVNFVGIKHDFHQTIDKGHGRIEIRRCWTMEQTEFLLGAEKWAKLTSICMIKAERRLKDKTEYETRYYISSLPSNAQKLSQSVRSHWLIENSLHWVLDLAFNEDACRIRKDFAPENLAVLRHIALNLLTKENTLKLGIKNKRLRAGWDEDYLLKVLLG is encoded by the coding sequence ATGAAACTCCGACCCAAATATAGACTGGTAGAACACTTTGCCGAAATAGATGACCCTCGCATCGAACGAACAAAACGGCATAAACTCATTGATATTCTAACGATTGCCATCTTAGCCGTCATTTGTGGAGCAGAAGGTTGGGTAGCCATGGAAAGTTTCGGCAAGGCTAAACATCAATGGCTAAAAAAAATTTTGGAATTGCCGAATGGCATCCCCTCCGACGATACGTTTGCGCGTGTATTTGCTAGTCTGAATCCAGAGCAATTTCAAGACTGTTTTCTGCATTGGGTCAAAAGTATAGCGGAGGTAAGTGAAGGAGAAGTGATAGCGATTGACGGCAAAACCCTTCGCCACTCCTATGACAATGCCAACGGAAAGGGCGCAATTCAGATGGTAAGTGCATGGGCAACAGCAAATCGTCTAGTACTAGGACAGTGCAAGGTGGAAAGCAAATCGAATGAAATCACGGCGATTCCTAAACTCCTGAAAATGCTAGAGGTCAAAGGTTGTATCGTAACGATTGATGCCATGGGAACTCAGACAAAGATTGCCCAACAGATAGTAGGGCGAGGGGGAGATTATGTTTTGGCATTGAAAGGCAATCAAGGTAATTTATGTGAGGATGTTGAACAATTATTTGCTCATGCTCAATCGGTTAATTTTGTGGGAATTAAGCATGATTTTCATCAAACAATAGACAAGGGACATGGACGGATTGAAATTCGCCGTTGCTGGACGATGGAACAAACAGAATTTTTGCTGGGTGCGGAGAAATGGGCAAAGTTGACGAGCATCTGTATGATTAAAGCGGAGAGACGATTGAAAGACAAAACAGAGTATGAGACTCGCTACTATATCAGTAGCCTGCCGAGTAATGCTCAAAAATTATCCCAATCTGTTCGTAGTCATTGGTTGATAGAAAACTCTTTACATTGGGTTCTAGACTTGGCCTTCAACGAGGATGCTTGTCGCATTCGTAAGGATTTTGCTCCTGAGAATTTAGCCGTCTTACGCCATATCGCTCTTAACTTGCTCACAAAGGAAAATACTCTGAAACTTGGTATCAAGAATAAACGGCTACGCGCTGGTTGGGACGAGGACTATCTCCTTAAGGTTTTACTCGGATAA
- a CDS encoding ISAs1 family transposase, translating to MAKGFGARVLTPQQEKEVKIIKRSILKHFQCLKEPRTGRRQDYNLTAIVTIGILAVLSGADGFVAIEAYGKAKREWLEMFLELPKGIPSHDTFGRVFGMLETEELEKSFLSWISSLTEKMDIELIQIDGKTKRGSYDRQGKRILSE from the coding sequence ATGGCAAAAGGCTTCGGCGCAAGAGTTCTAACCCCACAACAAGAAAAAGAAGTCAAAATTATCAAAAGAAGCATACTGAAACATTTTCAGTGCCTAAAAGAACCGAGAACAGGGAGAAGGCAAGACTATAACTTAACAGCAATTGTCACCATAGGAATATTGGCAGTATTGTCAGGGGCAGATGGCTTCGTAGCAATTGAAGCCTATGGCAAAGCCAAACGAGAATGGCTAGAAATGTTTCTAGAGTTACCAAAGGGAATTCCCTCTCACGATACCTTTGGAAGAGTATTTGGAATGTTGGAAACAGAAGAACTAGAAAAAAGTTTTCTGAGCTGGATAAGCAGTCTAACGGAGAAAATGGACATAGAGCTGATACAGATAGATGGAAAAACGAAAAGAGGTTCTTATGATAGGCAGGGCAAACGCATCTTATCCGAGTAA
- a CDS encoding ISKra4 family transposase — protein MTAKLINVEGSKIKIELTLELSRSMLDTEINIQKGLNEVGCIASKEALKYLDTDGSPLKIGEEIWKSKGEQPKEYQTPYGEVIVNRHVYQRSVGGKTYCPLEREARIIITSTPLLAKQVSSKMSGMAGKEVKNDLLENHGRKVALSYIQRLSEAVGSVVQAKEEAWSYAPPKEDSQIATVGIGLDGTCMLMCEDGYREAMVGTVSLYDSEGERQQTIYLGAAPEYGKKSFLERLEREIERAKNRYPEAKFVGIADGAESNWKFLEKQTEEQILDFYHASGYLGALAEALHPNTVSKQKEWLTENCRELKHEKGKAGELLNLMKEVKEEKSHSKNLTEKLQAAITYYENHQHQMDYAEYIEKKYPIGSGVTEAACKTLVKQRLCCSGMRWKEKGAGIILSLRALVLTKERWSQFWAKLDQYGFPVEP, from the coding sequence ATGACAGCAAAACTAATTAATGTAGAGGGTTCAAAGATAAAAATAGAACTAACATTAGAACTCAGTCGTTCAATGTTGGATACAGAAATAAATATTCAAAAAGGCTTAAACGAAGTAGGTTGCATCGCCAGCAAAGAAGCCTTGAAATATTTAGATACAGATGGTTCACCCTTAAAAATCGGTGAAGAAATCTGGAAGAGTAAGGGAGAGCAACCGAAAGAATATCAAACACCTTATGGTGAGGTTATAGTGAATCGTCATGTATATCAGCGTTCAGTAGGAGGAAAAACGTATTGCCCCTTAGAAAGAGAAGCAAGGATAATCATAACATCAACGCCATTATTGGCAAAACAGGTATCCTCAAAAATGTCAGGGATGGCAGGCAAAGAGGTGAAAAATGATTTATTAGAAAATCATGGTAGAAAAGTAGCGCTATCCTATATCCAAAGATTGAGTGAAGCAGTAGGAAGTGTGGTACAGGCAAAAGAAGAAGCGTGGAGTTATGCCCCGCCCAAGGAGGATAGCCAAATTGCAACAGTGGGAATAGGATTAGATGGAACCTGTATGCTGATGTGTGAGGATGGCTACCGTGAAGCAATGGTGGGAACCGTTTCCCTATACGATAGTGAGGGAGAACGTCAACAGACAATCTATCTAGGTGCGGCACCAGAGTACGGAAAAAAGAGTTTTCTAGAAAGATTGGAAAGAGAAATTGAGCGAGCGAAAAACCGTTATCCAGAGGCAAAATTTGTCGGTATAGCAGATGGTGCAGAATCAAATTGGAAGTTTTTAGAAAAGCAAACGGAAGAACAGATATTAGATTTCTATCATGCCTCTGGTTACTTAGGTGCCTTGGCAGAAGCGTTGCATCCGAATACCGTGTCAAAACAAAAAGAATGGTTGACTGAAAATTGTCGAGAACTCAAGCATGAAAAAGGAAAAGCAGGAGAACTGCTAAATCTGATGAAAGAAGTCAAAGAAGAAAAAAGTCATTCTAAGAATCTTACCGAGAAACTACAAGCGGCGATTACTTATTACGAGAATCATCAGCATCAAATGGATTATGCTGAATACATAGAGAAAAAGTATCCGATTGGTTCAGGTGTTACGGAAGCAGCTTGTAAGACGTTGGTCAAACAACGATTATGTTGTTCAGGGATGCGATGGAAGGAAAAAGGAGCAGGAATTATTTTGAGCCTACGAGCTTTGGTATTGACCAAGGAACGATGGAGTCAATTTTGGGCAAAACTTGATCAATATGGGTTCCCTGTAGAACCCTGA
- a CDS encoding transposase, with protein MQLCQRLEQILENLRPAFSREATYQWFILLAWGVVLNSQPSAITSYVNALGLTESYYHQALHWFESKAFNVKGLTLGWSKWVSQHENLYRIKEKRVYVGDGIKVGKEGRKMPGVKRLHQESGNVAKPEWIRGHYFNALSVLVGAGKACFALPLVLRLDDGIKSKATAKEGKKGSKKEKTTLVTKMGELCTTYAEAGSYVILDAYFACGAVLKSFRQNALHLITRVRCSTVAYAPFSSVPTLRGKGRPRLWGSSIKLESLFALVEDFPTAKVWLYGQQVSVSYQCFEFHWDSPHQLVKFVLTQLPNGQRLILLSTDLCLTGPEIIAAYGLRFKIEVTFRQLIHLLGGFAYRFWLKALPTLPTWPSNLILPDYPQTVQTQILNKVEAFERFVNLHVIVLGLLQILSLELPQGIWANFPRWFRTLRV; from the coding sequence ATGCAACTATGTCAGCGACTAGAGCAAATCCTAGAGAATCTCCGTCCCGCCTTTAGCCGAGAAGCAACGTACCAATGGTTTATCCTATTAGCCTGGGGAGTAGTGCTCAACAGCCAACCGAGCGCAATAACAAGCTATGTCAATGCCTTAGGGTTAACAGAGAGCTACTACCATCAGGCACTACATTGGTTTGAATCCAAGGCATTTAACGTCAAAGGACTGACCTTGGGATGGTCGAAGTGGGTAAGTCAGCATGAAAATCTATATCGAATCAAGGAAAAACGAGTGTATGTGGGGGATGGAATCAAAGTGGGGAAAGAAGGGCGCAAGATGCCAGGGGTAAAACGACTACACCAAGAATCCGGAAATGTGGCGAAGCCAGAATGGATAAGGGGGCATTACTTCAATGCCTTGAGTGTTTTGGTGGGAGCAGGAAAAGCCTGCTTTGCCTTGCCCTTAGTGTTGCGGCTAGACGATGGCATCAAGTCCAAAGCAACGGCAAAGGAAGGGAAAAAAGGCAGCAAAAAAGAGAAGACTACTCTAGTCACGAAAATGGGGGAGCTTTGCACTACCTACGCAGAGGCGGGAAGCTATGTGATTTTGGATGCTTACTTCGCTTGTGGAGCAGTGCTCAAAAGTTTTCGCCAAAATGCCTTGCATCTCATCACCCGAGTGCGTTGCTCTACAGTGGCATATGCTCCCTTTTCTTCCGTTCCGACCTTGAGGGGGAAAGGACGACCACGGCTTTGGGGGAGTTCAATAAAACTAGAAAGCCTGTTTGCTCTTGTGGAGGATTTTCCCACCGCTAAAGTCTGGCTCTATGGTCAACAAGTCTCCGTTTCTTATCAGTGCTTTGAGTTCCACTGGGATAGTCCCCATCAGCTCGTTAAGTTTGTCCTCACCCAATTGCCCAACGGACAAAGACTGATTCTGCTTTCTACTGACCTCTGTTTGACTGGACCTGAGATTATTGCCGCTTACGGTCTCCGATTTAAGATTGAAGTCACTTTTCGTCAATTAATCCATCTTTTGGGCGGCTTTGCCTATCGTTTTTGGCTTAAGGCTCTTCCTACTTTACCGACCTGGCCTAGCAATCTTATCCTCCCTGACTATCCCCAAACTGTTCAGACTCAGATTTTAAACAAAGTAGAAGCCTTTGAGCGTTTTGTTAATCTTCATGTCATTGTTCTCGGCTTACTTCAAATTCTTTCCTTAGAGTTACCCCAGGGGATTTGGGCTAATTTCCCTCGCTGGTTTCGGACTCTACGGGTGTGA
- the thiS gene encoding sulfur carrier protein ThiS, protein MTSFALPSITLQVNGDRQICSSQTLLPQFLEQIGLNPRLVAVEYNGEILHRQYWPTTQLQEGDRLEIVTIVGGG, encoded by the coding sequence ATGACTTCTTTTGCTCTACCATCTATTACCCTACAGGTCAACGGCGATCGCCAAATTTGCTCATCCCAAACCCTGTTACCTCAATTTTTAGAACAAATTGGACTGAATCCCCGTTTAGTAGCCGTAGAATACAACGGTGAAATTCTCCATCGTCAATATTGGCCAACAACCCAACTACAAGAGGGCGATCGCCTAGAAATTGTCACCATTGTGGGGGGAGGCTGA